GTCGGCGATTGGCTCAGATCGACGTGGATGAGGGTTTCAGCCATGGCGTGCTCCTGGAAAGTGAAGGGAAGAGAAGGCGAGTGGGAAGGAACGGAAATCCGTCGCGGACCGTGGCCGGTCACACGGACAGGTAGGCCTTGATGCGCTGCTGGTCGGTGTCGGCGCGGGCGGTCTCGTGCACCAAGCGGCCGCCTTCGATCACGAAGAGGCGGTCGGCCACGTCCATGGCGAACGAGAGCACCTGCTCGCTCACCACGATGGTGATCTGCCGCAGCTTGCGGATCTCGTTGAGGGCCTTGGCGATGTCCTTGATGATCGAAGGCTGGATGCCCTCGGTGGGCTCGTCCAGCAGCAGCACCTTGGGATCGGTCACCAGCGCACGGGCGATGGCCAGCTGCTGCTGCTGCCCGCCCGAAAGATTGCCGCCCTTGCGCCGGCGCATGTCCCACAGCACCGGGAACAGCGCATAGATCTCCTCGGGGATCTGGCGGGTCTTCGAGTTCTCCAGGCCGGTCTGGATGTTCTCCTCCACCGTCAGCGTGGGGAAGATCATGCGGCCCTGCGGCACGTAGGCGATGCCTTTGGCCACGCGCCGGAAGCTCTCGTCCCGCGTCACCTCCTGGCCGGCCACGCTGATGCAGCCGCTCTTGACCGGCATCACGCCCATGAGGCTTTTGAACAGCGTGGTCTTGCCCATGCCGTTGCGGCCCATGATGGCCACGGTTTCATTGGCGCGGCCCTCGAACGAGATGCCGTGCAACGCTTCGCTCTGCCCATAGGCGACGTGCAGGTCTGTGACTTTCAGCATGGATTGAGGCTCCAGAAAACTCAGGGCATGGGCAAAGGACAGCAGCGCGTCTCAATGGCCGAGGTACACGTCGATCACCTTGGGGTCGTTCTGGACCTTGTCCATCGATCCCTCGGCCAGGATCTTTCCCTGGTGCATCACGGTGACCTTGTGCGCGATGCGCTTGACGAACTCCATGTCGTGCTCGATCACGATCACCGCGCGGTTCCTGCAGATACGCTGCAGCAGTTCGGCCGTGAGCTCGCGCTCGCGCGCGCTCATGCCGGCGATGGGCTCGTCCAGCATCAGCAGCTCGGGCTCCTGCATCAGCAGCATGCCGATCTCCAGCCATTGCTTCTGGCCGTGCGAGAGCAGGCCGGCCTCGGTGGCGAGCAACCCGCCCAGGCCGATGTCGTCGGCCACGTCCTGCACCCGCTCCTTCACTGCGCTGATGCAGCGAAAGGCCAGCGCACCGAACACGGTGCGCCCGGTGGGATAGGACACCTCCAGGTTCTGGAAGACCGACAGGTTCTCGTAGATGGACGGCGTCTGGAACTTGCGGCCGATGCCCAGCCGCACGCGCTTGTGCTCTGCCATGCGCGTCAGCTCCTCGTTCTTGAACTTGATGCTGCCGCTGGTGGCGCGCGTCTTGCCGCAGATCAGGTCCAGCAGCGTCGTCTTGCCCGCGCCGTTGGGGCCGATGATCACGCGCAGCTCGTTCCTGTCCACGTACAGCGTGAGGGTGTCGATGGCCTTGAAGCCCTCGAACGAGACGGTCAGGTCTTCCACGGCCAGGGCGAAGTCGGTGTTGCTCATGGGAGGTGCTCCGGTTGCGTGCGCTCAGGCGCTCTGGCGGCGGGTGCCTTCGGGCAGGCCGGGCCCGCGCGCCGCCGGCTCGGTATCCACCGCGGTGCTGCGCGCCGCGGCGGCCTGCGGCGCGGGCACTGCGGCCTGGCGCAGGGCCTCGCGGCGGCCCTTCCACCAGGGCACGATGCGGCTTTCCCACAGGCCGGCCAGCCCCAGCGGGAAGGCCATGGTCACGCCGATGAACAGTCCCGCCATGAGGAACAGCCACAGGTCGGGAAAGCTCTCCGAGAAGTACGTCTTGCCCGCGTTGACCAGCAGCGTGCCGTACACCGCGCCCACCAGGCTCATGCGGCCACCCACCGCCGCGTAGATCACCATCTCGATCGACGGCACGATGCCCACGAAGCTCGGCGACATGAACCCCACCTGCAGCGTGAACAGCGCACCCCCGATGCCCGAGAGCGCCGCCGCCAAGCAGAAGGTAAACACCTTGAAATTGGCGACGTCGTAGCCCGAGAACCGCACGCGGTCTTCCTTGTCGCGCATGGCCAGCAGCAGCGTGCCCAGCTTGCTCGTCTGGATGAAGCGGCACAGCACGATGGACGCCACCAGCAGCGCCACGCACACGTAGTAAAGAATGTATTTGGCGCTGTCAGTGCGCGTGTCCCAGCCCCACAGCGTCTTCAGGTCGGTCATGCCGTTCACGCCGCCCGTATAGCCCTGCTGGCCGATGATGAGCACGGTGCAGATCAGCGCCACGGCCTGCGTGATGATCGCGAAATACACGCCGCCCACGCGGCGCTTGAACATGGCGAAGCTCACCACCCAGGCCAGCAGCGTGGGCGCCACGATCACGGCCGCCAGCGAGAACGGCAGGCTCTTGAACGGCACCCAGAACGCGGGCAGCTCGGTGATCTGGTTCCAGTCCATGAAGTCCGGAATGCCCGGTGTGGACTGGATCCTGGTGCTCATGGGGTCGGAGGCTTCGAGCTTCAGAAACATCGCCATGGCGTAACCGCCCAGGCCGAAGAAAACGCCCTGCCCCAGGCTGAGCACGCCGCCATAGCCCCACACCATCACCAGGCCGATGGCCACGAAGGCATAGGTGAGGTACTTGCCGACGAGGTTCAGCCGGAAGATGTCGAGCGCCAGCGGCAGCACCACGGCCAGCAGCACCGTGAGCAGCACCAGGCTGGCCAACTGGTAGCGCAGGATCCAGGCTTTGAGGGCATTCATGGGGCGACTCCGGTGGGTGCAGCGTGTGGACAAGGCGATGGAAGCGATGGGGGCGCGCTCAGCGGCGCACCTTCGAGGCGAACAGGCCCTGCGGCCGCACCATCAGGATCAGCACGATCAGCGACAGCGTGATCACCTTGGCCATGGAGCCGGCGAGGAAGAACTCAGTGATCGATTGCGTCTGCGCGATGCCGAAGGCGGACACCACCGTGCCCAGCAGGCTCGCCGCGCCGCCGAAGGTGACGACGAGGAACGCATCGACGATGTAGAGCGAGCCCGAGGTGGGCCCCGTGGAGCCGATGGTGGTGAACGCAGCGCCCGCCACCCCAGCGATACCGCAGCCGATGGCGAAGGTGAGGCGGTCGGTCTTCTTCGTATCGATGCCGATGGCGTTGGCCATCACCCGGTTGCTGACCGTGGCCCGCACCCGCAGGCCCCAGCGGCTCTTGTGCAGCGCGAGCAGCACGCCCACCGTCACCACCAGAGTGAGCGCCAGCACGAACAGGCCGTTGATGGGAATGTCCAGCCCCTCCGCGGGCGCCCACGATCCCAGCAGCCAGTCGGGCAGGGTCGGACTCACCTCCTTGGGGCCGATGAAGGTGCGAAAGCACTGCTGCAGCCCCAGGCTGATGCCCCAGGTGGCCAGCAGGGTGTCCAGCGGGCGCTTGTACAGGTGGCGGATCAGGCCCCATTCCACCAGCCAGCCCGCAATGAACGCGAAGCCGAAGGCCGCGGCGATGGCCAGCGGGAAATAGAACGGCATCCACTGCGGCGCGTGCGTGGACGCGAGCGTGGAGCCCAGGTAGATGGTGTAGGCGCCGATGGTCATGAACTCGCCGTGCGCCATGTTGATGACGCCCATCTGGCCGAAGATGATCGCCAGCCCCAGGCCCATGAGCAGCAGCACGGCGAACAGGCTCAGGCCGGCGAAGCCCTGCATCAGGCCGATGTTCATCATTTCGGAAAAGGTCATGGTGCAGCTCCTGCGTGCAAGCCCATCAAAGAAAAAACCCGATGCGGCAGTGCCGCCCTCACAACGGTCCGCACCAGGCACGGGACTGACGACCGGCGTGGCCTCATGCCGGGGACACCGAGGAAGGGCCGCCCCGCACCGAAGGTGTCGTCCCCCTCCCGCGCAGCGAGAGAGGGGGAAGGCGCGCAGCGCCTCAGGGGGTGGTCACTGATACCCCTTGGGGAAGGGATCGGGCTTGATGAGTTCGGGCGATTCGGCCACCACCTTGAACGTAGCGTCCGGCAGTCCCTGCGCGATGCGCGACTTGCTCCACAGGTGGTGGTTGGCGTCCACCTTCACGTAGCCCTCGGGCGCGGTCTTGAGTTCGATGCCCGGCGACGCGGCCACCACCTTGTCCACGTCGAAACTCTTGGCCTTCTCGACGGCGGCCTTCCACAGCCAGGGGCCGAGATAGCCCGCCTGCGTGACGTCGCCGATCACCGCGTTGGGACCGTACTTGGCCTTGAAGGCGGCCACGAATTTCTTGTTGTTCTCGTTGTCCAGCGACTGGAAGTACTTCATCGACGAATAGAAGCCCGCGAAGTTCTCGCCGCCCACGCCGGTCATCTCGTCCTCGGTGACCGACAGCGTCACCAGCAGCTGCTTGTCGCCCGTGATGCCCGCCGCCTTGAGCGCCTTGTAGAACGCCACGTTGGAGCCGCCCACCACGGCGACGAACAGGCAGTCGGGCTTTTGCACCTTGATCTTGTTCATGAGCGAGCCGAAGTTGGTGCTGCCCAGCGGGTAGTACTCCTCGCCCACGACCTTGCCCTTCTGGAAGTTCTCCACGTGCTTGCGTGCGATCTTCATCGAGGTGCGCGGCCAGATGTAGTCCGAGCCGATCAGGAAGAAGGTCTTGGCCTTCTTCTCGGTCTTGGCCCATTCCAGGCTGTACAGGATCTGCTGCGTGGCCTCCTGACCGGTGTAGATCACGTTCTTGGACTGCTCCAGGCCCTCGTAGAACGTGGGGTAGTACAGCAGGCCGTTCTCCTTCTCGAACACGGGCAGCACGGCCTTGCGCGAGGCGCTGGTCCAGCAGCCGAACACGGCGGCGCAGTGGTCGTTGATGAGCAGCTTCTTGGACTTTTCAGCGAACGTCGGCCAGTCGGAGGCGCCGTCTTCCTTGATGACCTTGATCTTGCGGCCCAGCACGCCGCCCATGGCGTTGATCTGGTCGATGGCGAGCTGCTCGGCCTGGATCGATCCCGTCTCCGAGATGGCCATGGTGCCAGTCGCCGAATGCAGCTGGCCCACGGTGACCTCGGTGTCCGTCACCGCCAGCTTGGTGGTGTTGACCTGCGCCGTGGGCTGCGCGAAGGACCATGCGGGCAGGCCCGCCACCGAGGCGGCCCCCATGGCCTGCAGCAGCCGGCGGCGGCCCGCATCCGCGGCCAGGAGGGGGGAGACATTCGGATCGAGGGGGTGCTTCATGGGAGCGCTCCTTGCAACAGGCAATACGGGGTGGTTGGACGGCGTCGGTGGTTCCGCGCTGGGGCCAAGATTAGGGACAACCCTGCTGCGCGCCCATACGTCAATTGACGTAGCCGGCCGCCCGGCGCCGGCGTGCGGCGCGGACAAGAACGTTTCTTGCATGCAGGCCCGGCATGGCCCCGATCGCACCGCCCACCCCCCAGACCGCGCCGCAGACTATTTTTCGGTTCCGCCGCGAATACAACGCCTGGGTGGCCGACGAGACGATGGAGGACTACGCGCTGCGCTACACGCCCAAGGGCTTTCGGCGCTGGAGCGAATGGCGCGTGGCCAACACGGCGTTCGGCTCGCTGTCGTTCCTGGCGCTCGAAGCCATCGGCGGCGCCATCGCGCTCAACTACGGCTTCGCCAATGCGATGTGGGCCATCCTGGCGGTGGGCGTGCTGATCTTTCTCACCGGCCTGCCGATCGCCTACTGCGCGGCGCGCTACGGGCTGGACATGGACCTGCTCACGCGCGGCGCGGGCTTCGGCTACCTGGGCTCCACCATCACCTCGCTGATCTACGCGGTGTTCACCTTCATCTTCTTCGCGCTGGAGGCCGCCATCATGGCGCTGGCACTGCAGATGGCGGTGGACTGGCCGCTGCAGTGGTGCTATGTGCTGTCGTCCCTCGTGATCCTGCCGCTGGCCATGCGCGGCATCACGCTCATCTCCCGGCTGCAGGCGTGGACGCAGCCGCTGTGGCTCTTCCTGCTGCTGCTGCCCTTCGTGTGGATCGCGCTCGCGCAGCCGCAGCTGTACCGCGACTTCGCGGGGCTGTCGGGCCTCAAGAGCGGCAGCAGCCAGTTCGATCCGCTCATGTTCGGTGCCGCGGCGGCGGTGATCTTCTCCCTGGTGGTGCAGATCGGCGAGCAGGTGGACATCCTGCGCTTTCTGCCCGAGCGCACCGCCGCCAACCGCTGGCGCTGGTGGGGCGCGGTGCTGGTGGCCGGCCCGGGCTGGATCGTGATGGGCATGCTCAAGATGGCGGGCGGCGCGTTCCTCGCCTTCGCCGCGCTGCAGTTTGAGGTCGGAACGCACCGCGCGGCCGAGCCCACGCAGATGTTCCTGGCCGGCTTTCAGCAGGTCATGCAGGCGCTGGGGCTGCCGGGCCTGGCCGTGGCGGTCACGGTGGTGTTCGTGGTGGTCTCGCAGGTGAAGATCAACGTGACCAATGCGTATGCGGGCTCGCTCGCCTGGTCCAATTTCTTCGCCCGCATCACGCGCAGCCACCCGGGACGCGTGGTGTGGCTGGTGTTCAACGTGGGCATCGCCACGCTGCTGATGACGCTGGGCGTGTTCGGCGCGCTGGAGAAGGTGCTGGCCGTGTACAGCAACGTGGCCATCGCCTGGGTGGGCGCGCTGGTGGCCGATCTCGTCATCAACAAGCCGCTGGGCCTGTCGCCCCGGGGCATCGAGTTCCGGCGGGCGCATTTGTACGACTTCAACCCCGTGGGCCTGGGGGCCATGGTGCTGGCGGCCGCCATGGCCTGCTGCGCCTACGCCGGCCTGCTGGGCGACCATGCGGCCGCGTTCTCGCCCTTCATCGCGCTGGCGCTGTCGATGGCGCTGTCGCCGCTGCTGGCCTGGGCCACCGGCGGGCGCTACTACCTGGCCCGCATGCCGGACACGCTGTGGAAGCCCGGCGAGTCCGTGCGCTGCGCAGTGTGCGAGAACCCGTTCGAGTCCGAGGACATGGCCCGCTGCCCGGCCTACGGCGCGCCCATCTGCTCGCTGTGCTGCTCGCTCGAATCGCGCTGCCACGACCGCTGCAAGACCGGCTCGCGCGCGGCCGACCAATTGCGCGCGGTGGCCGCGCTGCTGCTGCCGCGCACCTGGGCGGCCCGGGTGAACTTCCGCCTCGGCCAGTACCTGATGGTGCTGGTGTCGCTGTGCGCGGTGATGGCATTCCTGGTGGGCGTGGTCTACGTGCAGGAGGGGCTGGAGACACCGGCCCAATTCCTGCGCACCCCGTTCCTGAAGGTGTTCGCCCTGCTGTCCCTGCTGGCGGCCGTGTGCGCCTGGTGGGTGGTGCTCAGCACCGACAGCCGGCGCATGGCGCAGGACGAGTCCGAGCGGCAGACGCAGCTGCTGCTGCAGGAGATCGAAGCCCACAAGCGCACCGATGCCGAGTTGCAGGCCGCCAAGGACCGGGCCGAATCCGCCAGCATGGCCAAGACACGCTACGTGGCCGGCATGACGCACGAGCTGCGCTCGCCGCTCAACAGCATCCTCGGCTACACGCAGATCCTGCTCAAGAACCCCGAGACCGACGGCTGGATGCGCGAGACGCTGTCCACCATGCAGCACAGCGGTCAGCACATGCACGCGCTGATCGATGGCTCGCTCGAGCTGGCCCGCATTGAGGCGGGCCGGCTGAGGCTGGACCTGGCGCCGCTGCCGCTGGCCGAGCTGATCCGCAACGTCGAAGGCATGCTGCGCCCGCAGGCCGAGGCCCGGGGCCTGGCCTTCGTGGTGGAGACCCTGGGCACCATGCCCGACTGGATCCGGGCCGATGGGAAGCGGCTGCGCCAGATCCTCATCAACCTGTTGTCCAACGCCGTGCGCTTCACCCAGCAGGGCGAGGTGCGCCTGCGTCTGGACTTTCGCCCGCACGTCTCGCGCATCGAGGTGATCGACACCGGCATCGGCATCGAGCCGCAGGATCTGGAGCGCATCTTTCTACCGTTCGAGCGCGGCAGCGCCGGGCGCCGCGCGAGCGAGGCGGGCACGGGCCTGGGCCTCACCATCACACACCTGCTCACCGAACTCATGGGCGGCCAGCTCACCGTGGCCAGCCGGCACGGCCAGGGCAGCACCTTCACCGTTCGGCTGTACCTGCCCGGCATCTCCCCCGACCCGGCCTGGCGCCCCACGCACGCCGTGGCCCTGCGGCCCGTCATCGGCCACATCGCGCCGCGCCGCACGCTGCTGGTGGTGGACGACCAGCCGCTGCAGCGCCAGCTGCTGGCCGGGTTGCTGGTGCCGCTGGGGTTCACCGTGCGCGAGGCCGCCAGCGGCCGCGAATGCCTGGAGATCGTGCGGCAGGCGCCCCCCGACCTCGTGCTGCTGGACATCACCATGGACGACCTCGACGGCTGGCAGACGGCCGCCCTGCTGCGGGCGCTGCGCCCGGCGGCAGCGCTGCCGATCGTCTTCGTCTCGGCCAACCAGTTCGACAACGAGCCCGCGCGGCTGGCCGCCGCCCAGTGCCAGGGTTTCGTGGGCAAGCCCATCATCGAATCGGAGCTGCTGCAGGCCCTGCAGGCCGCCCTGCAACTGGAATGGGTGCACGACAACACGCCGGCCAAGGCCCCTGCCACGCCGGGACCGCCACCCGCCAGCCCCGCGCCGCCGCCCCACACCCTGCCTGCCGACCTGCGCGAAGACCTGAACCGCCTGGCGCGGCAGGGCCAGGCCGCCGCAGTGCGCGAGCGGCTGCGCAGCGCACGCGACGGCCTGCCTGGCCATGCCGCTGCGCTGGCGCAGCTGCAGGCCTGCGCGGACCGCTTCGACTTCGATGCCCTGGCCCACCTTCTGCGAGAACCCGAACATGACGAACTCCCCTGACAGCGTGCAGGCCGCC
This region of Acidovorax sp. GBBC 1281 genomic DNA includes:
- the urtA gene encoding urea ABC transporter substrate-binding protein, encoding MKHPLDPNVSPLLAADAGRRRLLQAMGAASVAGLPAWSFAQPTAQVNTTKLAVTDTEVTVGQLHSATGTMAISETGSIQAEQLAIDQINAMGGVLGRKIKVIKEDGASDWPTFAEKSKKLLINDHCAAVFGCWTSASRKAVLPVFEKENGLLYYPTFYEGLEQSKNVIYTGQEATQQILYSLEWAKTEKKAKTFFLIGSDYIWPRTSMKIARKHVENFQKGKVVGEEYYPLGSTNFGSLMNKIKVQKPDCLFVAVVGGSNVAFYKALKAAGITGDKQLLVTLSVTEDEMTGVGGENFAGFYSSMKYFQSLDNENNKKFVAAFKAKYGPNAVIGDVTQAGYLGPWLWKAAVEKAKSFDVDKVVAASPGIELKTAPEGYVKVDANHHLWSKSRIAQGLPDATFKVVAESPELIKPDPFPKGYQ
- the urtC gene encoding urea ABC transporter permease subunit UrtC; amino-acid sequence: MNALKAWILRYQLASLVLLTVLLAVVLPLALDIFRLNLVGKYLTYAFVAIGLVMVWGYGGVLSLGQGVFFGLGGYAMAMFLKLEASDPMSTRIQSTPGIPDFMDWNQITELPAFWVPFKSLPFSLAAVIVAPTLLAWVVSFAMFKRRVGGVYFAIITQAVALICTVLIIGQQGYTGGVNGMTDLKTLWGWDTRTDSAKYILYYVCVALLVASIVLCRFIQTSKLGTLLLAMRDKEDRVRFSGYDVANFKVFTFCLAAALSGIGGALFTLQVGFMSPSFVGIVPSIEMVIYAAVGGRMSLVGAVYGTLLVNAGKTYFSESFPDLWLFLMAGLFIGVTMAFPLGLAGLWESRIVPWWKGRREALRQAAVPAPQAAAARSTAVDTEPAARGPGLPEGTRRQSA
- the urtD gene encoding urea ABC transporter ATP-binding protein UrtD gives rise to the protein MSNTDFALAVEDLTVSFEGFKAIDTLTLYVDRNELRVIIGPNGAGKTTLLDLICGKTRATSGSIKFKNEELTRMAEHKRVRLGIGRKFQTPSIYENLSVFQNLEVSYPTGRTVFGALAFRCISAVKERVQDVADDIGLGGLLATEAGLLSHGQKQWLEIGMLLMQEPELLMLDEPIAGMSARERELTAELLQRICRNRAVIVIEHDMEFVKRIAHKVTVMHQGKILAEGSMDKVQNDPKVIDVYLGH
- a CDS encoding hybrid sensor histidine kinase/response regulator, translating into MAPIAPPTPQTAPQTIFRFRREYNAWVADETMEDYALRYTPKGFRRWSEWRVANTAFGSLSFLALEAIGGAIALNYGFANAMWAILAVGVLIFLTGLPIAYCAARYGLDMDLLTRGAGFGYLGSTITSLIYAVFTFIFFALEAAIMALALQMAVDWPLQWCYVLSSLVILPLAMRGITLISRLQAWTQPLWLFLLLLPFVWIALAQPQLYRDFAGLSGLKSGSSQFDPLMFGAAAAVIFSLVVQIGEQVDILRFLPERTAANRWRWWGAVLVAGPGWIVMGMLKMAGGAFLAFAALQFEVGTHRAAEPTQMFLAGFQQVMQALGLPGLAVAVTVVFVVVSQVKINVTNAYAGSLAWSNFFARITRSHPGRVVWLVFNVGIATLLMTLGVFGALEKVLAVYSNVAIAWVGALVADLVINKPLGLSPRGIEFRRAHLYDFNPVGLGAMVLAAAMACCAYAGLLGDHAAAFSPFIALALSMALSPLLAWATGGRYYLARMPDTLWKPGESVRCAVCENPFESEDMARCPAYGAPICSLCCSLESRCHDRCKTGSRAADQLRAVAALLLPRTWAARVNFRLGQYLMVLVSLCAVMAFLVGVVYVQEGLETPAQFLRTPFLKVFALLSLLAAVCAWWVVLSTDSRRMAQDESERQTQLLLQEIEAHKRTDAELQAAKDRAESASMAKTRYVAGMTHELRSPLNSILGYTQILLKNPETDGWMRETLSTMQHSGQHMHALIDGSLELARIEAGRLRLDLAPLPLAELIRNVEGMLRPQAEARGLAFVVETLGTMPDWIRADGKRLRQILINLLSNAVRFTQQGEVRLRLDFRPHVSRIEVIDTGIGIEPQDLERIFLPFERGSAGRRASEAGTGLGLTITHLLTELMGGQLTVASRHGQGSTFTVRLYLPGISPDPAWRPTHAVALRPVIGHIAPRRTLLVVDDQPLQRQLLAGLLVPLGFTVREAASGRECLEIVRQAPPDLVLLDITMDDLDGWQTAALLRALRPAAALPIVFVSANQFDNEPARLAAAQCQGFVGKPIIESELLQALQAALQLEWVHDNTPAKAPATPGPPPASPAPPPHTLPADLREDLNRLARQGQAAAVRERLRSARDGLPGHAAALAQLQACADRFDFDALAHLLREPEHDELP
- the urtE gene encoding urea ABC transporter ATP-binding subunit UrtE, which translates into the protein MLKVTDLHVAYGQSEALHGISFEGRANETVAIMGRNGMGKTTLFKSLMGVMPVKSGCISVAGQEVTRDESFRRVAKGIAYVPQGRMIFPTLTVEENIQTGLENSKTRQIPEEIYALFPVLWDMRRRKGGNLSGGQQQQLAIARALVTDPKVLLLDEPTEGIQPSIIKDIAKALNEIRKLRQITIVVSEQVLSFAMDVADRLFVIEGGRLVHETARADTDQQRIKAYLSV
- the urtB gene encoding urea ABC transporter permease subunit UrtB, which encodes MTFSEMMNIGLMQGFAGLSLFAVLLLMGLGLAIIFGQMGVINMAHGEFMTIGAYTIYLGSTLASTHAPQWMPFYFPLAIAAAFGFAFIAGWLVEWGLIRHLYKRPLDTLLATWGISLGLQQCFRTFIGPKEVSPTLPDWLLGSWAPAEGLDIPINGLFVLALTLVVTVGVLLALHKSRWGLRVRATVSNRVMANAIGIDTKKTDRLTFAIGCGIAGVAGAAFTTIGSTGPTSGSLYIVDAFLVVTFGGAASLLGTVVSAFGIAQTQSITEFFLAGSMAKVITLSLIVLILMVRPQGLFASKVRR